Within Triticum dicoccoides isolate Atlit2015 ecotype Zavitan chromosome 1B, WEW_v2.0, whole genome shotgun sequence, the genomic segment ATTTCAGGCTGATGCTATCATGTCTAGAATGAACATTTCTGATTACCAGAAGGAAGGCGACGAACCAACACTCCTGATCACCTCTGACATAGTATGTGTCAATTGCCTATGTGCTACTGGTTTAGACAGAACTTGAATGGTACTCCTTCCGTTCCccaatataagtccttttagagatttcaatacggactacatacggatgtatatagacatattttagagtgtagattcactcattttgctccgtatgtagtccgcattgaaatctctaaaaagacttatatttagaaacggagggagtatatctgtaATACATAAATATGTTGTAATTATGTCTATGCCGCATTGTGGCTTCTCTTTGTTCTTTACATAACTTGAAGTTCCATGGCTTCTACTTTAGTTGGCTACTTCTGGTAGCACGAGGGTGGTCATTCCATATGCATACATATACGCTAATGTGATATCACCAAATGCAAATGGTGTACTCAATACTTCTTTTCAGTTTTAGATATATAATTCTCAGTTCGTAAAGTTGTTTAAAAATAAGACCTGTCATTTTTAATGCTATTTAAGGCATAATTTAGTAGGGAAAAGTCCTTCGTGTAATAATCGTCAGTTTAGAGAATTATGATATGTGTTAGATCTGGTGAAATGCGGTCTCTTCATTGTATTTCTTCTGCTCCTTCGATCTGGTTCATCATTTTTTCTTCCTCTTTTTGGGGGAATGCTGCTAGTTAAACAACACATgtacttatgtactccctccgtcccatatatGTACTTAtgacactagtgtaaaaaacgctcttatattatgggacggagggagtacttaacacCAACCAACTTTTACTGACCTAAATTTGGTGTATCCTAGGCTCGCGACAACATGACAAGTTCATTTATGCATTATCTTTTTTATTTGTTTACATACTGTTTTGGCTAGATTCATATCTCATTAGTTTAAATTGAAAATTGGTTGCTACTCAAGATTTAATTAGATTGTACTTTGCCTCTCGATTGTTGAACTCCACTGATGGATAAGTTCTCAGTTTGGAGGAAGTAATCTAAATAATTTAACTTGACTATCTCATAAATGAACTTGGTGAGGTGAGATTTACTTGACCGTGTCTTGGGAAAGCTCTTGCGAAATGAGATGGGGATTATGCAGAGCATAACCCATAGGTGTCTCAGCAGCCTACATGGAACACAGATGCGCATACCAGAGAGGCAGATTGAGCTAAGCTGGCAATAATGGCTCAGCATGATCTATTATACTTTTCTATTCATAATGGAGCATTTGGCTAATGAAGAAATAATCTATTGATAGGTGCGTTAGTCAGCAGTGTAAAGTTTAATGGTAATGATGCATAATCTAAGTAGTTCATGTGTTCACATTCTCTTAGGGATGTTTTCTTTCTTTTACGGGCTTTTGGATTGTGTGGTTGAACATATGTACCTCATCTGTGGTTTTACTAGATTGTCACTCTCTGCATTATTACATACTGAATGATAGTTGACTTTTAGGTGGTTGTCCATGAAGGGATTATTAGAGAAAAGCCAAGCAGCAAGGAAGAAGCACTCCAATTCCTGAAAGGTTGTCCAATCCCCTTCATCCAGGCACATTGTATCTGATTGCCCCGTGTGTATATGTATTTAGTAGTTGAACCATTATCTTCACCAGGTTATTCTGGTGGGCATGTGTCGACTGTGGGTGGTGTGGTGGTAACTAATCTTACAACTGGCAAGAAGCTTGGCAGTTTAGACAAAGCTGAGGTACAGCACTCTTCTAACTAACCCATCAAATTACTTCCTGTTTGATTATTGGTAATCCCATTTTAATGTGTGACTGAAGTCCAACCGATCGACTTCTTTCGTGTAAGATGAACATCTAAGCAAGCGAAGGATATCCTCACAATGTCACAGTGCCTATTGATTTGTATATTTGGAGTTGGCTTTTGATTTCAGAGATCAATATCAATTGTAGTTTCTTTGCTTAATGTAGCAAACTTTGGTATATGTTTATCTAGCTATAGTTAGCTTAGCTAGCGTAAATTGGAACCTCATAATCTGTAGTAAAAAACTTTGCAGTTCTATTTCCTTGAGTGTTTTGGTTCAGGAGGAACCTGTACAGCATGAGTTCATTCAGATTCTACGAATAACTCTGCTATAGTCAAAAGCAACCTGGTGTTATTTGATACATGTAATATTTGTGGATGTCTGCAGGTGTACTTCCATGACATACCAGATGAGATAATTGAGAACCTGGTATGGTCTTGTTTGAATTCGTTACAAGGCATGTTTTGAAATTATTGTTACGTCACCGAGCTACACCCTCTTGCTCCATTTTGTTGCTAGATCGTTGAGGGGGTAGTATTTAGGGTTGCGGGTGGCTTGCTGCTAGAACATCCATTGGTGTTGCCGTTTGTCGAAGCAGTGGTCAGTTTCTATCTTTATCTGCTTATTGTGGTGCTAACATTCCATTTTATACTCATGTGAAGAAGAACTCGTTGATCATGTAGGTTGGTTCTAGTGACAGTGTAATGGGGCTATCAAAGGATCTGGCAAACAAACTCATTCACGAGGCATTGTTGGCATAGCCTAGCAGTTTGGGTGTGATCACTATCGATCGAATCCTTACTGCACTGCATGAAGGTAATGCGATGGCGAAAACCTGTCGAAACATGGTGATTGTTATGGTTTGAATTATATGAAGAATTGTAGGCACCATGGCACGAAGATTCATTGAGTGTGCAAGAACACTTCAGAACTGATGCCTGCTATTATGATCACTGATGAGATGTCACCTGAAACATCCTCCTGTGGAAACATCCTGAATCTTGGTTCTCACATAAGGTGAATTTGTATGATAAGTGAAATTGTTATTCTCTCTTCTGGAGTACATTGTTATGCAGATGCAATGACACTGCCTTCTTGTTTGCAATGGCTACATGAAGTGGCTATTGGCCTCTTTCAGTTTACGGTGGCGCTGTTCTTGGACAACTTCGGAAGTGGATGCCTATTAGTATAAAAGAAATGAGAAAGCTGCACTTTGCAAACGCCGAACCTGGCTACAACGCCAATCTAGCTGTTCATTGTACTTTCCTAAAAAAGAAAGCTGGTCATTGTACTCGCATGTCTTTTTTAGGGAAAGCGACTTGGCTAGATTACAATCATACATGCAGGGCTAAATAATATTATTGGTATATCTTTTGGTCTCAATAATGTGCATGATATGTGAAGACAACTGTTTATACAGTTGGAATTGTAAAAGATGTCTTAAATAAATAAAATAAGAAATGATCACGAGACACATGTGGACTGTTCAAAAAATGATGTAAGAAAAAGgcaaaacaattttttttcgaaaaaactaACGTCCACACATGTGGCATCTTATACATTGCTCATACGCCTCCATCATCACTCATTTCGCATGACATCAACATGAATCTTTTTCGTTtttggcttaaaaatgttttatcttctaattaaaaaatcaaattaaaatttgttttcaccattaaatccgtttcgacgagatcttcaaaacttctagatctcatgttgatatgttttgatgattttttttttcaaaaaattgccatgatgtttacactaaagTTGTCATAGTGCTTACaccaaagttgccatgtggcaattttagtttgtagagcatggcaattttagttttttgatGATGGCAATTTCAGTACTTTGACCATAAAaaatattttttgtatgaaccatgacaattttaagtgttgtatcatggcaattttagttgggaAATTTTGTTTTTGTCACTCTAGATTTTGTCAATTTTtcatatgccactctagattttgacatttcatttttgccactcttagcttttgacaattatcataATTGCCACTCTGTGCCAAAAGTagaataattttattttattttttgccactcttagcttttgacaattatcacaattgccactttgaaaattttgcttttgccacgggaatggcaattgtgataattgtcaaaaactaagagtggcagaaGTGAAGTGtcaaaaatctagagtggcataaggaaaattggcaaaatctagagtggcaaaaacaaaattttcccattttagtttatggttcatggcaagtctagtttcttaattccccattttataatatgtcaaaatttatttttaaatgtagaagaaaataactgaaacatatcatggcaactttaatgtaaacatcatggcaattcatgtgcaatagacatgtcaACTTTTTAACTCAAAAAAGTCATCGAAATATagtgatatgagatctagtttcaaagatctcgtcgcaagggatttaatggtgaaaacagatcttcaatcggatttttcatttaagagataaaacattttaaagctGAAAACCCAAAAAATTCTCCCATGCATACATGCGATGACGTGGCGCAATATGTGTATTATAGAACGTGTAAGCGAGTTTGGctcccaccacacgtgtgggcgttagcgttgTCCAAAAATTTGAACAGAATAATAAGTACAAAGAAGCAAGTTTTGATTAAAGAAACAATGTAGGAATCCCTCGCAAAAAAAGAAACAATataggaaaacaaaaaaaatagcatCATGTAAGAACACCTAGATCAAAGGAAAAAAAACTCAGACACAAAAAGTGAAAAGCCCACATGTTACAAGCAGTATCCTATATACCTAAGATGTTCATTTCGACTATCTTTTTTATCTCAACACGTAAACATGTCATATCACTATACAATTATGGATTAGATAAAGCCCATATCACATACAACCATGCATGGAACAATACCCACCACTACATGCAACCATGCATGGAAGAATTTTTCACTTTATTATTCTACTTATGTTCAACAAATATTTTATAACCAtacatgattaaatataataaggcATATGTACTTTTAGTTTTGGTTCACATGTTATTAATCTAAATATTATATTTCATACAATCAAATGAAATATATTGCCCCCTGCAGAACTTTTTGAAATATATTACAACGGGTATCATCTAGTATATACAatggctctccctctatctcaacaTATGCGAGGAAAAAGCGATAAAAGACACAAGTCACAACACCCGAGAACAACAACCACGCACATGGAAGAAAAGGGCCCGCAAAACCCAGCCCATGCCTgttgtaaaaaagaaaaaaaagcacaTAATCCTAGACGGGCCAT encodes:
- the LOC119334950 gene encoding 7-methyl-GTP pyrophosphatase-like, with product MQSSHRPCNLLCPVAPYATAAPRPQQRPPHLLGTHPQRLLSPPRRHSEARLLSGVTPMTTSSSPTANPQPFKLILGSSSVARKNILNEMGFEFQVMTADIDERSIRREDPDELVMLLAEAKADAIMSRMNISDYQKEGDEPTLLITSDIVVVHEGIIREKPSSKEEALQFLKGYSGGHVSTVGGVVVTNLTTGKKLGSLDKAEVYFHDIPDEIIENLIVEGVVFRVAGGLLLEHPLVLPFVEAVVGSSDSVMGLSKDLANKLIHEALLA